Part of the Deltaproteobacteria bacterium genome is shown below.
GGGAAGGGCGGAGGCGATCATGGGAGCCGGGAGGAGCGTGCCGTAGAGGGCGGTGCGGAACCCGTAGAGCCCGGGGGCGTTGGTCCGGAGCATCTTCGCGAGGAATCGCGGGTTCCGGATCATCGGGAAGATCGCCCGGCCGGAGTTGTCCGGCCCGAACGAGAGGAAGAACGTGGCGGGGACCCGGAACGCGGCGAGGGTCGAAAGGAGCGACGGTACCCCCTTCTCCATCCCGCGCCGCGTGTCGACGTCGACCTTCAGCGCGAGGATGCGCTCGCCGCTCACCTCCGCCTGCGGGAGGCGTCGGCCTCCGAGAGAAACGCGTCGAGCGTCTTCTGGAGCGCGACCCGCATCGACACCTTCGGGGCCCACCCGAGGCGCTCCTTGGCGCGCCGGATCGACGGCGTCCGCGTCTGGATGTCCTGGTACCCCTCCCCGTAGAACCGCTTCGAGTCGACTTCGACGATCGGCGGAATCCTCTTCCTGCGGTTCCGGGGGTGCTTCGCGTACAGCGTCCGCAGCATTCCCGCCAGCTCCCGTATCGAGTGGTCGTTCTTCGGGTTCCCGAGGTTGAAGATCTGCCCCGTCGCGTTCCCTCCGCGATTCTCGAGGATCTTCATCAGCCCCGCGATGCCGTCGTCCACGTACGTGAAGCAGCGCCGCTGCCGGCCGCCGTCCACGAGCTGGATCGGCTCGCCCAGATAGAGGTCCGCGATGAACTGCGTCACCACCCGGGAGCTCCCCTCCTTCGCCGTCTCGATCGAGTCCAGCCGCGGACCGATCCAGTTGAACGGGCGGAACAGGGTGAAGGAAAGCCCCTGGCGGCCGTACGCCCAGATCACCCGGTCCAGCAGCTGCTTGCTGCACGAGTAGATCCACCGCTCCTTCGAGATCGGCCCGAGCACCAGGGGGGATTTCTCCTCGTCGAACTCCGCGTCGGCGCACATCCCGTACACCTCGGAGGTGGAAGGGAACGCCAACCGCTTCCCGTACCGGTGCACCTGGCGCACGATCCGGAGGTTCTCCTCGAAGTCGAGCTCGAAGACCGAGAGCGGCCGCTCGACGTACACCTTCGGGGTCGCGATCGCCACCAGCGGGAGCACCACGTCGGACTTCTTGATGTGGTACTCGATCCACTCCTTGTTGATGGAGATGTCCCCCTCGACGAAATCGAACCGGGGGTGCTTCGCCATCTTCCCCAGCCGGTCGGCCGACAGGTCCATCCCGTAGATCTTCCACCCCGTGTCCGAAAGGATCCTCGCGGTCAGGTGGTGGCCGATGAAACCGTTCACCCCCAGGATGAGCACCTTCATGTGATCCTCCCGTCGACGTGGCCGGCCAGGAGGTCGGCGATCGCCTCGCCCCGCGCGGCCCGTGATCTCCACTCGATCTCCTCCAACTGAAGCCAGCCGTCCCCCGTTCCGACGACGATCCTGCGCGGCGACGACAGGGGGGTGAGGCACCCGCCCGCCACCGCGATCGAACGTCCTCCCGTCACGCGGATCGCGCCCGGCTCCGCCGGGCGGTCCGGCCCCGCGGGAATCGGCACCGCCCACCAGACCAGGAGACGGTCGCCCGACAGCTCCGTGAACGCCCCCGGGTACGGCTTCGTCACCGCGCGCACGAGGTTGTAGATCTCGGTCGCGGGACGGGACCAGTCGATCCTGCCGTCCTCCGGCCTGCGGCCGCCGAAGTAGCTTCCCCGCGCGAGGTCGTTCGGCCTCCGGGGGATGTCGCCGCGGGCGATCCGGGGAAAGAGCTCGTCGAGGAGACGCGCAGCCGCCCCCTCCATCTTCCCGAACAGCGTGAGCGCCGTGTCGTCGGGCGCGATCGGCACCGCCGACTGCCCGACGATGTCGCCCGCGTCCGGTTTCTCCGTCATGAAGTGGAGCGTCACCCCGGTCTCGGTCTCCCCCTTCACCAGGACCCAGTTCACCGGCGCCCGCCCCCGGAATTTCGGCAGGAGCGAACCGTGGAGGTTCATCGCCCCGAGCGCGGGGATCCCCAGGATCTCCCCCTTCAGCATCGACCGGTAGTAGAAGGAGAAGAGGAGGTCGGGCGCGGCGGCGCGGATCCGGTCCGGCCACGGCGGTGCGTTCACGTCCTTCGGAAAGTGGACCGGGATCCCCCGCTCCCGGCAGAAATCCGCCACGGACCCGAACCACCGGTTCTCGTTCGGGTCGTCCTCGTGGGAGAGGACCATCGGCACTTCGAACCCGTGCGAAAGGAGCGCCCGCAGCCCGACGATCCCCATGTTGTGGTACGCGAAGACGACCGCCCGCACTCCGGTCACCGTTCGTGCAGCTTGCGGATGGTGTACCGGGGGCGCTTGCGGACCTCGTGGTAGACCCGGCCGAGGTACTGCCCCATGATCCCGAGCGCGAAGAAGAGCGCGCCGAAGAAGAAGAACAGGACGGCGAACAGGGTGAAGATCCCCTCCGCGGCCCACGCCGCGCCGTAGAAGATCCGCATCCCCGCGAGCAGGGCGCCGAACGCCACCCCCAGCACCGCCATCCCCGTTCCCAGGTAGAGGAGGAGGCGCAGGGGGAACTCGGAGAACGACGTGAGCAGGTCGAACTGCAGGTTCATCAGCTTCCAGACGTTGTAGTTCGACCTCCCCGCGTGCCGCTCCGCGTGTCCGACCGGGATCTCCGTCATCCGCTTGGCGAACAGGGTGGCCAGCGCCGGGATGAAGGTGGAGTACTCCTGGCTCTCCACCATCCGGTCCACGACCTCGCGCCGGTACCCGCGCAGCATGCACCCCCAGTCGCTCATGCGGATCCCCGTGATGCGCCGCGTCATCGCGTTCACGAGCCGGGAGGGGATGGTCCGGAAGATCGAGTCCTTCCGCATCTCGCGGACCGTGCCGACGACCTCGAAGTCCCCTTCCGTCATCGTCCGGACGATGGCGGGGATCTCCTCGGGGGGGTTCTGCAGGTCCGCGTCGATCGTGACGACGATGTCGCCCCGGACCACGGAGAAGCCGGACATGATCGCCGAATGCTGCCCGTAGTTCCGCGTGAGCTCCAGGACCCGCACCCCTTCCCGCCCCACGAGCCCTTTCAGGATCTCGAGCGAACCGTCCCGGCTCCCGTCGTCGACGAAGACGATCTCGTACTCCTGCCCGGTCTTCCGGAGCGCGGCCTCCAGCCGGTCGGCCAGCGCCCGGAGGTTCCCCTCCTCGTTATAGACGGGGACCACGACCGATATCATCGCGCGACTCCGGACAGGATCTCGCGCACCGCCTCGCAGACGTAGTTGACGTCGCCGTCCGACATCCCCGGGAAGAGCGGGAGGGAGAGGATCCGCCTCCCCGCCCGCTCGGTGTTCGGGAGATCGCCCTCCCCGGAGCCGTACCGCTCCTTCACGTACGAAAGGAGATGGCACGGCGGAAAGTGGAGGCCGACGCCGACGTTGCGCTCCGCGAGGCTCCCGATGAAACCGTCCCGGTCCATCCCGGCGACCTTCACGATGAACAGGTGCCACGAGTGGGAGTGGGGGTACGGGACCTCCGCCGGAAGGTCGATCCCCGGGACGCCGGCGAGCCCCTCGAGATACCGCCGGGCCAGCGCCGCCCGTCGGGCGTTGAGCGCGGCGACCTTCCCCATCTGGACGACGCCGAGCGCGGCGTGGAGGTCGGTCAGGTTGTACTTGTACCCGGGCTCCCGGATGTCGTAGTGGGGCGTGCCGCCCTTGCCGTACCGCTTCCACGCGTCCCGCTCGATTCCGTGGAACCGCAGCAGCCGCAGGCGCGCCGCCAGCGCGGCGTCGTGGCAGGTCACCATCCCTCCCTCCCCCGTCGTGACGTTCTTGATCGGGTGGAAGGAGAAGATCGCGATGTTCCCCGGTTTCCCCGCGGACGGCGCGCCGCCGGCGGGGACACCCTTGTAGACGGTTCCCACCGCGTGCGCCGCGTCCTCGATGACCGGAACGCCCGCCCGGTCGGCCGCCGCGCGGATCGGGTCGAGGTCCGCCGGGGCGCCGGCGAAGTGCACCGGGATCACCGCCTTCGTCCGCGGGGTGATCCTCGCCGCCGCGTCTTCCGGCAGGAGCTGTAGCGTGCCGTAGTCGCATTCGGCGAAGACGGGGGTCGCGCCCCGGAGTGCGATCTGGTTGACGGTGGAGGCGAAGGTCATGGACGGAGTGACGACCTCGTCCCCGTGCCCGATCCCGAGCGCGGCCAGGACGATGTGGAGCCCGGCGGTGGCCGAAGCGACGGCGACCGCGTGCGGCGCCCCCGTGGACTCCCGGAAGATCCCCTCCAGCTCGGCCACCTTCGGCCCGCTCGTGATCCACCCGGACCTCAGGCACGACAGCACGGCGGCCGCCTCCTCTTCCCCCAGCGCGGGGCGGGAGAGGGGCAGGAAATCGGAGCGGATCTTCACGGGATCGTCGGGCCCTCGCGGCGGCTGCCGGTCGGCGCTTCGCCTATAACCGGTTCACGATGAGAATACCTTCATCGGACCGGTAGAGCAACCGATGCCCCGGGAACTTCTCCCGGATCAGGGGCATCTTGTCGCGCTGGAACACGCAGAACACGCGCGTGTCCGAATTCCACAGGGCGGCGAACGCCCGGTCGTCGAGGAACCATTTATCGCGATCCGCCGCGCGGGACGCGCCGTACTCCAGTTCCCCCACCTCGTTCACCAGGACGCAGCGGCGTTTCGTGTAGAACGGGACCCCCTGCCGGTACGCGCCGAACTGGGCGACGACGTCCCCCTCGCGGACCGAGGCGCCGAGGACGGAAGACAGCTTCTTCACCGACTTGTAGCTCCCGAGGTACGCGGCCGCCGGCCGGTTGAGCGAGGTGAGGAACAGCGCGAGCAGGAAGAAGGAGATGTACACCACGCGCTCCGCGCCGAGCCGCCGGACGAACAGCGGCACGACGCCCCACGCGAGGATCAGCGCGGCGGGGAGCGCGGACAGCGGTATCCACCGGGCGAACTCCACCTTGTACTTCGTGAAGGGGGGGAAGAAGAGGATCCCCGCGGCCAGGAGGGCGGCGACGGCGAGGGGGAACCGGCAGCGGACGCTCCCGTCCTCGCGGTCCGCCCACATCTCCAGCGCGCGCCCGAGGAGCACGG
Proteins encoded:
- a CDS encoding 4-deoxy-4-formamido-L-arabinose-phosphoundecaprenol deformylase: MSGERILALKVDVDTRRGMEKGVPSLLSTLAAFRVPATFFLSFGPDNSGRAIFPMIRNPRFLAKMLRTNAPGLYGFRTALYGTLLPAPMIASALP
- a CDS encoding bifunctional UDP-4-keto-pentose/UDP-xylose synthase translates to MKVLILGVNGFIGHHLTARILSDTGWKIYGMDLSADRLGKMAKHPRFDFVEGDISINKEWIEYHIKKSDVVLPLVAIATPKVYVERPLSVFELDFEENLRIVRQVHRYGKRLAFPSTSEVYGMCADAEFDEEKSPLVLGPISKERWIYSCSKQLLDRVIWAYGRQGLSFTLFRPFNWIGPRLDSIETAKEGSSRVVTQFIADLYLGEPIQLVDGGRQRRCFTYVDDGIAGLMKILENRGGNATGQIFNLGNPKNDHSIRELAGMLRTLYAKHPRNRRKRIPPIVEVDSKRFYGEGYQDIQTRTPSIRRAKERLGWAPKVSMRVALQKTLDAFLSEADASRRRR
- a CDS encoding formyltransferase, translating into MRAVVFAYHNMGIVGLRALLSHGFEVPMVLSHEDDPNENRWFGSVADFCRERGIPVHFPKDVNAPPWPDRIRAAAPDLLFSFYYRSMLKGEILGIPALGAMNLHGSLLPKFRGRAPVNWVLVKGETETGVTLHFMTEKPDAGDIVGQSAVPIAPDDTALTLFGKMEGAAARLLDELFPRIARGDIPRRPNDLARGSYFGGRRPEDGRIDWSRPATEIYNLVRAVTKPYPGAFTELSGDRLLVWWAVPIPAGPDRPAEPGAIRVTGGRSIAVAGGCLTPLSSPRRIVVGTGDGWLQLEEIEWRSRAARGEAIADLLAGHVDGRIT
- a CDS encoding glycosyltransferase, which encodes MISVVVPVYNEEGNLRALADRLEAALRKTGQEYEIVFVDDGSRDGSLEILKGLVGREGVRVLELTRNYGQHSAIMSGFSVVRGDIVVTIDADLQNPPEEIPAIVRTMTEGDFEVVGTVREMRKDSIFRTIPSRLVNAMTRRITGIRMSDWGCMLRGYRREVVDRMVESQEYSTFIPALATLFAKRMTEIPVGHAERHAGRSNYNVWKLMNLQFDLLTSFSEFPLRLLLYLGTGMAVLGVAFGALLAGMRIFYGAAWAAEGIFTLFAVLFFFFGALFFALGIMGQYLGRVYHEVRKRPRYTIRKLHER
- a CDS encoding DegT/DnrJ/EryC1/StrS family aminotransferase, with the translated sequence MRSDFLPLSRPALGEEEAAAVLSCLRSGWITSGPKVAELEGIFRESTGAPHAVAVASATAGLHIVLAALGIGHGDEVVTPSMTFASTVNQIALRGATPVFAECDYGTLQLLPEDAAARITPRTKAVIPVHFAGAPADLDPIRAAADRAGVPVIEDAAHAVGTVYKGVPAGGAPSAGKPGNIAIFSFHPIKNVTTGEGGMVTCHDAALAARLRLLRFHGIERDAWKRYGKGGTPHYDIREPGYKYNLTDLHAALGVVQMGKVAALNARRAALARRYLEGLAGVPGIDLPAEVPYPHSHSWHLFIVKVAGMDRDGFIGSLAERNVGVGLHFPPCHLLSYVKERYGSGEGDLPNTERAGRRILSLPLFPGMSDGDVNYVCEAVREILSGVAR